Within Garra rufa chromosome 9, GarRuf1.0, whole genome shotgun sequence, the genomic segment TCTTTTGATTTATATTCTGAGAAATACAAGGTACACCAAGAATTTAGTCATCGAGATGTCATTGAGAGGTCAGAAGCTTTGCTACTCTCATTGTATTGATTAAAAACTCAAGCGAAACTGCGTAGATGTGTGCGTGAGGTGGGTGTCTCTCCTCTTTGTTTGCGTGTGCTTTTGGTTCATATGTGTCTACGCCCCGTGGGATGTTTCCAGGTAATTGGAGCAGCTGTTTTTTTGGAGCCTGCCAAGTCTTGCATCATCTAGCAAGTGGGGTGATGGTCTTTGTCTGGGGTTGGGTGAGAGTGATGGAGCAAAGAACAACAGACTGGGTGGAGCACTGGCAAATATCTTTTTCTGTCTGCCTCACGCTGTTCATTTTGGCTTTCTGGGATGTGATGCTTAGACTCttctattcagttttttttttgctgtcttcTCATTCTTTTCTTAATCTTTGGCTTTGCCACTCTGGCATCCAGTAAAACTGCTGACCTCACATCTGATCTCATAAGTTAGGTCACTTTGACCTCATAAAATGGTATTACGGCTTGGATAGAGTGATCAGCATAAAGATTCATTGTCGAGCAAGTCATGTTTGAGCAGCTCATCTTACAATGGCTATATATCAGCAACTAACGACAGTGTTTCCGTTCCTCTGTCATCAATCTTAGTCTTAATTTATGTCATTGTCTTGACAAcacaaggacacacacacacacacacacacacacacacacacacacacacacacacacacacatgttgggtttacatgttttatggggacattccataggcgtaatggtttttatactgtacaaaccgtactttctatcgccctacacctaccctacacctaaacctagccctcacaggagattgtgcacacttttacttcatcaaaaaaactcattgtgcatgatttataagcctgtttcctcatggggacctgataaatgtccccacaaggtcaaaatctactggtattcctatccttgtggggacatttggtccccataacgtgatgaataccaggtacacacacacacacacacacacacacacacacacacacacacacggtacAAAAAATTTGGGGTTGGTAGAAAGACGTCTCTTATTTCCAGCAAGgctttatttatgtattaaaacTCAATGTATTATGTGGAGCTGAGTATTTTGAGAGAGAGATGGTCTGAgagagtgtgattacctgcatctgatacagcattcgttcttcagctcaatctcatattcacaataaaacatttacattacatttacatttattcatttagcagacgcttttatccaaagcgactaacaagtgggaatacaacaagtgattcatcctaaggaggcagttcaacataggaagtgctcaaaaataccatatatcaggcgttgttagaagagtgcaggctagaatagaaggggaagatcaagaaagagaggagacagGCTAGAGAGGGAGGATAGAGAAAGagagtttgaatgtccgctgagaaaagcgatatctttgtcgtactattctttcatctgttaagggtgatttccgatgacagcactgctcagtgcatttgttagctgttgtttaaagtaaaaataacttgtaTGCAACAGCATTTCAGTCTTTTTCAATATAAAAAGTCTTGTCGCCATCTAGTGGTGGAATAatttaactaaaatcaccatcacgaacacacacatacactgtttcccaatactaaatgctattattaaatactactataatttatataaaatataatttattaataataatgttatataaACAACAGCAGCCTTCATAAAAGTTGCAAGGCAATTTAGTCAAAAGTGCAAAGGCAGCATAATGAGATTGTGCCCTCAGCCagaactatttgctctggaacaaataacagattaatgagatctcatgtttaaccactatagaaatCAAAGCCAGCAGCAAAAATTAAGAAGAACTGGCCGAGGTAAGGCCGTTCTCATTGGGTTCATGACCGCTGAGCGGTCGCTGACACCCTGGAACTCACATCTTCTAAAACATTGaatcaaattttcaaatagacattatttttattaacaaaatgcatgtttgaaatctaaacaagtacattttcaCCTAAACAACTTTGAAAATTACATACCGtgatacaaaaacagtattatttataaaatgatagtgGATTTGTGCAGCCACCATCACACTTGCTGTATGCGGTAAAACCgttggagttccgatatcactagaatatcggtccgaaagaggaacagaaagaactgttgtataacgCTTTGTATTTACTCAGAACCAAGTGTAAAGACAACTAGGCAAGAGTTTTTAATATTACATAATTGTGTTGTTGTAGCGCGAGACCGGATGCAGTCGTCTCTGTGTGGGATGATTGTGTTCCTCTGCATCTGCGGGTGGAGTGGGCATGAAGTAGATATAGAGCGAGTCTGCTCTGAGTTTGTCAGTGTCTGCATGTTCCGAGCTGTTGTGCTTTACCCATCTAGAACAAGAAAGACTGTTGTTTTATTCTTTACATTTTAGGATTGTAAACATCTTCAGGTATGAATATACTGTGGGTGAATGTACATGGATGTGACTTAATGTTATTAATCAGTCTGTTTACTCTTCTGTCTCTGTTTTCCTCTTTCAGATATGTCCCCAGTGCTGGCGGGGTTTATCGGCGCCGGTGTGCTGGTCGTTGCAGTCATTGCATTAATTTTTGTGTGGACATGCTGTCAGAAACATTACAACAGGACGAGCTACAAGCTTCATGGAATTCAATCAGAACAAAGCGATCCTCTCACAGACCCACCATACAGGTTTATTCACATGCTGAAAGGAATGAGCATCTACCCGGACACGCTTACCAGCAGCAAGAGGATCATACGAGTGGCACGCCAGGCCAGATCCCAGACCACCGACGGGGCTCAAAATAACAAGGGTCGCCCAGTGGTGCTGGTAGACATGGATTCGGCAGCAGAGAGCGGCCTGCTGGGAGAGAAACAAATGCAGATGAGGCTTGGGGAAAGTGGTCATGAGGTTCCCAAGCTGGAGAGGGAACTTCCCGTACATGCAGATTACTGTTGTCTGGACAGCAGCTCTGCAAGCAGCAGTCAGACCTCCAGTACTACAGTTTCCAGTACGGCTACACCTTTCACCCCTGCAGATGAGCCTAGCCGAGGAGATCTCAGCATTGCAATCGATTATAACTTCCCAAAGAAGGCCTTGGTGGTCACCATCTTGGAGGCTCGGGGGTTACCGGCAGTGGAAGGCCAGGCGGGCAGTGCCGACCCCTATGTGAAGATGACCATTCTTCCAGAGAAGAAACATCGCGTTAAGACTCGTGTCCTGAGGAAGACTCTGGAACCTGCGTTTGATGAGACCTTCACATTTTATGGCGTGCCATACAGCTCTCTCTCTGATCTCAGTCTGCACTTCCTGGTCCTGAGCTTTGACCGGTTTTCACGAGATGACGTGATTGGGGAGGCAATGGTACCGCTGGCAGGCGTGGACCCGAGTACAGGCCGGGTCCATATTACACAACAGATCACAAAGAGAAGTATGCAGGTGAGAGCAAGCAAAACGCAAAAAAATACATTAGAGCTACAAACTCAATTTATCTTATAGTACCGAGTTTAAATTCAGGTttttaagggatagtttaccccaaactgaaaaataccccatgatttactcaccctttagccatcctaggtgtatgtgattttcttctttcagacaaatacaattggaaTTATATTAAagaatgtcctggctcttccaaactttataatggcagtgaatggacaCTGAgattttgaaacaaaataaagtgcatccatacatcataaaaagtgctcaatGTTAATAAACTCCTtaataatatccatatttaaatttttataaaccataatctcttaACTTCCGCAAACTCCTTTTGTCATCCTCTAAAACGCCACTGTTTTTGAATGCACGTTAGTGGAAGCAATAAGTtgttttatacaattttaaatatgaatattttatttttacacaaacacattgattcgcttcagaaggcctttattagcaCCCCaaagccgtgtggagtactttttatgatggatgaatgcactttatttggcttcaaaatctcaacacccattcactgccattataaagctcggaagatccaggacattttttaatataactctgattgtattcatctgaaataagaaagtcatatacacccaggatggcttgagggtgagtaaatcatggggtaattttcatttctgggtgaactatccctttaagtcaacTTCATCTTAGGATTTAAAGCTGAATACATTTAGTTTTCGATAAGTATGTGTTTTAGTttaaatttaacaattatttaaTTCGTGCTGGTGCTTTGTGACTGATTCATCGTGGTCCTTTTTATAAGTCTGACACTTGTGTGAGCTCAGCACTGAATCATCCTCCCACAGCAGTTAGTAGTCATTGATAAATTTGCCTTTCCTCCTGCTCACTGAGTGGGTTTAGATGATGCGTAGACAATCCAGTTGGCACGTACATGAAAGCCTCCTCATGCCTCCGCACAGAACCAAACTCAAGGAAAAAACTGCGAAGATAAACAGGAAATAAGTTATTTACAAACCATCAGCCACACTCATTTTGTACTTCCTAATACACCATGTGCTGAAGATCACATTATCACTTACCTGCTTATGCTGCAGTTTTTCCAGTGCTGAGGAGGTGCATAATGAACCCAGGGATATTCTTACATGTACTGTCATGTTGACTTAAGACCCTAATGCTAAAACATTAACATTCAACAGAGCCAAAGAGGACTATTCAATAACTATTTTGTCTTATATACTTAAATGGTTGACTTACGCAATTTATCTGAACTTTTGTGTCTGTGTATTTGTATTTCTACAGTGTGTGAGCCGTGGTGAGCTACTCGTCTCTTTGTCCTATCAGCCTGTTTCTCACAGACTAACTGTGGTGGTGTTAAAAGCCAAACACCTTCCAAAATTGGACATCACTGGCCTATCTGGAAGTaagtgtacattttaatgattttttaaaagaGTTTTGGGGTtggtaaatgtttttgtttatgttAAGTCCCTTATGTTTATCaaggctgcctttatttgatgaaaaaaaaataagttaatcTCTAATTGAATGAAATATATTTgtgctattttttatttgaatatattttaaaatgtaattttttcctgttatggcaaagctaaaatttcagcaaCCTTTACTTGGATCTAATATGTTCATCCAGTGCTTAGGATTAGAGCCCGACAGATAAAGGATTTTGAAggccgataccgatacaaatATTTGTTGGTTTTAAAATCCGATATTCCGATATATCAGccgatattttttatttatttttttaaatttcagaaacGAGCAACAACACATTAACAGATTTCCctaacattagttatttgtagttatttatgagttttaactaacataatacgataatgcattttaaaaagaaacttgtttcttttattgtcacaacagaacagaggaacatcaaaatatattaaagttctgataaataaaatgtataaaaataagctACCTTATAATTACAATGTCAGCTTGCTTATCCCTTTACCTTTAAATTCTTTCCACCAAGCTACATCAAACCATTTTCAATCATCAGTTGCTGCCTGCCTTCTAAAACCTACTATTTAGCGATCTAAATCCATTATGTGACTCGTTAATGCTGCGGCTGAACGACAGTCTGCAACGCACACTTGGCGTCATTGGATTTCACGCACCTGTAAAAGAAAAGCGAACTTTTATGCACAAGCTACGTTTGATACTTTTTCTCTATGTATAAATGTTCACTCCTCGCAAGTCTAACTTACATTTTACAATTCAGGGACTGTAACTAGAGATATGCTAGTTATAAATACAGTAATCATTACTTTATTTAGGCAGAATAAGTTCGTTGTGGTTTCCAAGCTCATTAATGTTAACGTTAGCGGTCTTCCACTGATAGTGGCATTAGCTTCCACTGatagttcgttactattactctgatcaccTTTACATTAatgggagggtttgtttcatgcagccaagagataaaatAGATACCTGTCTTCACGCGGGGTTATAaattacttttatgtgggcttttgcgggacgaagtaacatatattccttttggagcgggcgggcgcgggactaaaacatccgtcccttgcagatctctaagatgaagtttgcgtgcagcggtagctttgtcttcggtttttacaaagcgtagccacacttttgagcacTTCGCGCTATCCATCTTGTAGACTGATATTTACATTACCACACAAGGtactggcagatcactagatgaaaaatTAAGAGGAATcgacattttaattttataagaagtatccgattcttttttttaagtatccaattccagaatcggaatcgattttctaTTCCCAACCCTACCATGAACACACTTCACCGATGATCTTGCTCACGGATAACTGACTCTCTCTCTGCCCGACTCTGGCTGGATCAGCAGGTTGCAGGATGTGTGGCGCGTTATACACGAGTGTTGCCAACAGGGACGGTGTAGAGTGCCCTCTGGTGAACAAACTGTACAACGCCAACACTCATGACATGGTTGAAGGGTGTTTCgtccgtttttattttatttttgaaatattcatttatCGGCCATTATAAATGCCGATACCGATAGTTTGGAAAATGTCTAATATTGGCCGATAATATCGGCCTGCCGATAAATCGGTTGGGCTCTACTTAggatacattattattattattaatgttaaaaacatttgtgttgcctagtatttttgtggaaaccgtgatattttttttttcattttttttgatgaatagaaagttcaaaagagcagcattgaTTTGAAAATAGATTTATTTGTAACACAATAAACTTAACCCTGAGACCATAAACTTTGGCAGTCAAATATACACAGTGTATATTTAACAatttgaacagaaagatttttaatgttttttaaagaagtctcttctgctcaccaagcctacatttatttgattcaaaaacaaaatattttttctgttttctattcgaatatgTTTAAAAATGGAATTTTTTccttacattttcagcatcattactccagttttcaatgtcacatgatccttcagaaatcattctaatatgctgatttgctgttcaagataataataataataataataataataattatcagtatttaaaagtgtttatttaaaagagtaatttttttcaggattctttgatgaacagaaagatccaaagattagcatttatctgaaaaaaaaaagcttttgtaacattatacactataccattgaaaagcttagagtcagtatatttttttagtgaaaacaaattaacttttttttagcaaggatgctttaaatttatcaaaacatttataatgttacaaaagatttctatttcagataaatgatgtgttttgaactttctattcatcaaagaaactttttTACATCAATTTTACTTAGCAGTTTtcgacataataataaatgttttttgagcaaatcagaatattagaatgatttctgaaggatcatgtgactggagtaatgaggctaaaaattcagctttgaaatcacaggaataaaatacattttaaaatatattcaaatagaaaacagttattttaaatcgtaaaaatatttaaaaattgtactgttttggctgtactttcaatcaaataaacgcaggcttggagagcagaagagatttctttaaaaaaacatgacaattcttactgttcaaaaacttttgactggtagtgtacattattaaaaaaattataatatattaaaattaacataaaattattgtaaaactACAGTATCTAATGACCCGTCTTATTTTGCATCCCAGATCCGTATGTGAAGTTGAATGTGTTCTATGGCCACAAGCGCATCGCCAAGAAGAAAACGCATGTGAAGAAATGCACACTCAATCCAGTCTTTAATGAATCCTTCATCTATGACGTGCCGGCCGACTTGCTGCCAGACATCTCTATCGAGTTCCTGGTCATGGACTTTGACCGTACTACTAAAACCCAGGCCTTGGGACGCCTGGTACTCGGCGCAAACAGCCCCTGCCCATCTGGAGCTGCTCACTGGCAGGAGGTCTGCCAAAACCCACGCCGTCAAATCTCAAAGTGGCACACGCTCAACGAATATTAGAGATTCACCACGCTCTCTCTCCACACACGCTCAAACACAGGCACACAGGAAACATTTAATaacgaaagagagagagagagagttctaGGAAAAGATGCCTTTGTTACCATCACTACATGGAAGGTAACTGATCTTCAGGacttgtaaagaaaaaaaagacttAAGCCAACTTTTGCGTCATTGCTAATGCAAAGATGGGCCTCGGAAATGAATCTTTTTAAAAACACAAGTACACACTTACTTTCTGACGCACTTGCtcacatataaacacacacacgtgAACACAAACATATGTGATCAATAATAATCGAgaccaaaataacaaaaaacagacTGTTAGGAATTTATGAGGTTTGGGATTCTGTAActgtcctaaaaaaaaaaaccgcaTGTCTTAACGCTCCATATTTCACTCCAGTACAGGACATTGTGTGGATTTGTGATGCTGGCGCACATTAAACAGGCTCATTTTTTTGCCATCTGATTTCCGGAATTCCACATTTTTTGACGTTTGTGGAAGGAGTTTTGAAAGAGCTTGTGACGCACGTCTTCTGATACGTACTGATTCTCCACTGTATGAGAAATGCACTGAAGTGACGCAGAGGTTGTATGATCTACACTACAGTATGGTTCGTTCTGTTCTGCTTTGGAGATTTCTGCTGTGTCAAATTCTCCACAGCTACAAGTTGAGTCATGTGATTGTACAACAATAACCCTATTGGCAGCACTCTGGGCCTGATTTATTGCTTGTGCAATGATTTCATCATGTACTTTGTATAAATCTGGCCCGGAATTACTTAATCTGCACTGCTATGCTACAAACTCACTCTGAATGTCACTGTctgtatgaatttcatacattagagcaggggtcaccacactctgtcctggagggccggtgtcctacagagtttagctccaaccctaatcaaacactcctgaaccagccaatcaaggtcttaataggtatacttgaaacttccaggcagctgtgttgaggcaagttggagctaaactctgcaggacaccggccctccaggatcaagtttggtgacccttgcaTTAGAGCTTCACTTCACCATAAAACAGTGGTTCACTGTTTCGTAGATTGTAGCCAGTGTCATCAGAAGACCTTTCTgagtagggttgccacccgtcccttaaaatacggaatcgtcccgtatttgagaatgaaattgcgcgtctcgttttgaatcaatacggcacgtattttttatcatgtttttaaagCAGCAtctcatgcaaatcatcccacacgcattttatatttataatactttATGTCATCGTTAGTTTGATTGGTCTTTTTAACTGTCCAGTGACGAGGGCGGGTCTAAAAATGGCAGATGCTTCTCCAGGTAACCCCCCGCGTCTTAAAGATTCAGAGCTTAAATGCAAGAAAGGTTCCTTTGCAGTTTTGTAcccccctccctccctccctcccttccttattttttgttttaaaagtggtaaccctatttCTGAGGTGAATTGGattcactttcattttaaatCCTGTGTGATATAGAGATAGACAAAGAGGTGTGTTCATAGTTTGGAGCTGGAAAGCTCTTTGAGCCCTTTGGTGTGATGTTTGGGGAATTGAAGGATATGTAGCGTCATTTGTAGTTCAAAAGGTCAAGGAGGTTAAGATGTTCATGTAGTTCTATCATAAACAACAGTCTGTTCTTCTAGCATACCTCCTTTACctcagttttactttttttacacCACTGTCAAATCTCTCTTTTATGATGAGAACTTGTAAAGTCATGTTATTTGCTTTTGTATTGTGCTTACCCTCAAGATCTAGAAGGTTTGCCATTGTGCCTGCCGATAACCTGGGCCTTTATCTCTGGTGCTCCTCTCTGTTT encodes:
- the syt11b gene encoding synaptotagmin-11b is translated as MAEIADIRAAYDMSPVLAGFIGAGVLVVAVIALIFVWTCCQKHYNRTSYKLHGIQSEQSDPLTDPPYRFIHMLKGMSIYPDTLTSSKRIIRVARQARSQTTDGAQNNKGRPVVLVDMDSAAESGLLGEKQMQMRLGESGHEVPKLERELPVHADYCCLDSSSASSSQTSSTTVSSTATPFTPADEPSRGDLSIAIDYNFPKKALVVTILEARGLPAVEGQAGSADPYVKMTILPEKKHRVKTRVLRKTLEPAFDETFTFYGVPYSSLSDLSLHFLVLSFDRFSRDDVIGEAMVPLAGVDPSTGRVHITQQITKRSMQCVSRGELLVSLSYQPVSHRLTVVVLKAKHLPKLDITGLSGNPYVKLNVFYGHKRIAKKKTHVKKCTLNPVFNESFIYDVPADLLPDISIEFLVMDFDRTTKTQALGRLVLGANSPCPSGAAHWQEVCQNPRRQISKWHTLNEY